The Phoenix dactylifera cultivar Barhee BC4 chromosome 15, palm_55x_up_171113_PBpolish2nd_filt_p, whole genome shotgun sequence genome contains a region encoding:
- the LOC103711544 gene encoding LOW QUALITY PROTEIN: uncharacterized sugar kinase slr0537 (The sequence of the model RefSeq protein was modified relative to this genomic sequence to represent the inferred CDS: deleted 1 base in 1 codon; substituted 1 base at 1 genomic stop codon) encodes MMNHVMETSVVGQIYASMVSPFIFFHNSAFSSRMHCCDVMGNHKQVAIEDLNHILTKVDTCILPFLDDVSPMRTIAGGSVANTIRGLTAGFGLSCGIIGAFGDDEQGRIFIHNMSFSGVDLSRLRMKKGPTGQCACLVDANGNRTMRPCLSNAVRLQADEFKRENFRGSKWLVLRYAHFDLELINAAIKIAKQEGLSVSMDLASFEMVRDSRSHLINLMETGNIDLCFANEDEARELIRGARKADPEAALNFLAKHCKWAVVTLGSKGCIAKHGKEVVRVPAIGEARAVDATGAGDLFASGFLYGLVKGLPLEDCCMVGSCSGGSVIRSPGGEVRPENXKWMYKHGAIVILFIYESIVA; translated from the exons ATGATGAATCATGTGATGGAAACTTCTGTAGTTGGACAAATATATGCCTCGATGGTCTCACCTTTTATCTTTTTTCACAATTCGGCATTTAGTTCTAGGATGCACTGTTGTGATGTAATGGGTAACCACAAACAGGTTGCTATTGAGGATTTGAATCATATATTGACCAAAGTCGATACATGCATTCTCCCATTCCTTGATGACGTTTCTCCTATGAGGACCATAGCTGGAGGTAGTGTTGCCAATACCATCAGGGGTCTGACTGCGGGCTTTGGGCTCTCATGCGGAATAATTGGTGCTTTTGGTGATGACGAGCAAGGTCGCATATTCATCCACAATATGAGCTTTAGTGGTGTGGATCTTTCAAGATTGAGAATGAAGAAGGGACCTACTGGGCAG tgtgcatgtttggttgatgcTAATGGCAACCGTACCATGAGGCCTTGTCTATCAAATGCTGTTAGACTTCAG GCTGACGAGTTTAAAAGAGAGAATTTTAGAGGTTCAAAG TGGCTGGTATTGAGATACGCACATTTCGATTTGGAACTAATCAATGCTGCTATTAAAATTGCTAAACAAGAG GGGCTTTCTGTTTCCATGGACTTGGCCAGTTTTGAG ATGGTAAGAGACTCCAGGTCGCACCTCATAAATTTAATGGAGACTGGCAATATTGATCTTTGTTTTGCCAATGAGGACGAAGCCAGAGAGCTTATAAG GGGAGCACGAAAGGCAGATCCAGAGGCTGCGCTAAATTTTCTGGCCAAACACTGCAAATGGGCTGTCGTGACCCTTGGCTCTAAGGGATGCATTGCAAAGCATGGAAAAGAG GTTGTCCGAGTTCCAGCTATAGGGGAGGCACGCGCTGTTGATGCCACAGGAGCTGGTGATCTCTTTGCCAGTGGTTTTTTGTACGGGCTGGTGAAAGGGCTTCCGCTTGAAGACTGCTGCATGGTGGGCTCCTGCAGTGGTGGATCTGTGATACGATCTCCTGGTGGCGAAGTGAGACCTGAGAACTGAAAGTGGATGTACAAGCATGGAGCTATTGTTATATTATTCATATACGAGTCTATAGTTGCTTAA